One segment of Patescibacteria group bacterium DNA contains the following:
- a CDS encoding tyrosine-type recombinase/integrase: MTQKEKNKASLVELFETFVKQRRSSEGKATATIRNYHDSFELLLKFKPDVRLSDLNSDLMVDFFDFAQTRERMVGNKLVVRPLKNSSIATIRGKLSSFFMWLVENKYLAKNPFKGIAWPDVSYTDKRAFTKEEFDKIYVAISRDIVWENKLLKKRNLAMIMFFNLTGVRKGEFLGLNLSDVNLREKVVTVRGETSKSKRTRNIPLKLELLPFLEEYLDCRRDYSTEAFWVSSTKDCRYTAHGLKHTINHLNEVTGINCHVHRFRHTFAVNYYMQTNDLVGLYGLLGHRSFKMTLSYLRSLSDDHIIKQMDALKLAKFR; this comes from the coding sequence ATGACTCAAAAAGAAAAGAATAAAGCCAGTCTGGTCGAACTATTCGAAACCTTTGTTAAACAACGCAGAAGTTCCGAGGGAAAAGCAACAGCGACGATCCGAAATTATCACGATAGTTTCGAGTTGCTTCTAAAATTCAAACCCGATGTCAGACTAAGTGATTTGAATTCTGACCTTATGGTAGATTTTTTTGATTTCGCGCAGACCCGGGAAAGGATGGTTGGTAACAAATTGGTTGTGCGGCCGCTGAAGAATTCAAGCATAGCCACTATCAGAGGTAAATTAAGCTCATTTTTTATGTGGTTGGTTGAAAATAAGTATCTGGCTAAAAACCCGTTTAAGGGCATTGCTTGGCCAGACGTCAGTTATACAGACAAGCGGGCGTTCACTAAAGAAGAATTTGACAAAATATACGTCGCCATCAGCAGAGATATCGTCTGGGAGAATAAACTGCTTAAAAAAAGAAATCTGGCCATGATTATGTTTTTCAATCTAACAGGAGTCAGAAAAGGAGAGTTCTTAGGCCTCAATTTGTCAGACGTTAATTTGAGAGAGAAGGTAGTTACTGTGCGCGGCGAGACATCAAAATCAAAGCGAACACGTAATATACCATTGAAGCTTGAACTATTACCTTTCCTTGAGGAATATTTGGACTGCCGCAGAGATTATTCGACCGAAGCGTTTTGGGTATCCAGTACCAAAGATTGCCGTTATACTGCGCATGGCCTTAAACATACGATTAATCATCTTAATGAGGTAACAGGTATTAATTGCCACGTACACAGGTTCAGGCACACGTTCGCGGTTAATTATTACATGCAGACTAATGATTTGGTTGGACTTTACGGATTGCTCGGACATAGGAGTTTCAAGATGACATTAAGCTATTTGCGTTCGCTATCAGATGATCATATTATCAAGCAAATGGATGCGCTAAAACTTGCTAAATTTCGTTAA